Proteins from a single region of Haloarcula laminariae:
- a CDS encoding zinc-dependent metalloprotease has protein sequence MGIYHSVRAVAGATGDGPIDWTAVAEAAKESTDPGDLALSAAETEGYTTDVRDARDRVRAVSGLDFDLPETVEIQNRHHWIDANVATFERVMAPIEQQAEYIPGVARAVNTGSMAFALSFLGNNVLGQYDPLLLADNDDHALYFVRPNIQRVAGQLGVDGDRFRRWIAFHEVTHAAEFGAAPWLSDHMEETMEETIEKLSSGELDRSSLGELDTTMTAVEGYAELLMDRAFDDEYDDLRRKVDERRQGRGPVATLVRRFLGLGMKRQQYERGKAFFETVADARGVAAAGRVWESPETLPTDEEIETPRLWVERVLD, from the coding sequence ATGGGAATATATCACAGCGTCCGCGCCGTCGCCGGCGCGACCGGTGACGGGCCGATAGACTGGACGGCGGTCGCCGAGGCCGCCAAGGAGTCGACGGACCCCGGCGACCTCGCGCTCTCCGCGGCGGAGACGGAGGGGTACACCACGGACGTCCGCGACGCCCGGGACCGGGTACGGGCGGTCTCCGGGCTCGACTTCGACCTCCCGGAGACCGTCGAGATTCAGAACCGCCACCACTGGATCGACGCCAACGTCGCGACCTTCGAACGGGTGATGGCGCCCATCGAACAGCAGGCCGAGTACATCCCGGGCGTCGCCCGCGCCGTCAACACCGGCTCGATGGCCTTCGCGCTCTCATTCCTGGGGAACAACGTTCTCGGGCAGTACGACCCCCTTCTGCTCGCCGACAACGACGACCACGCGCTGTACTTCGTCCGGCCGAACATCCAGCGCGTCGCCGGCCAGCTCGGCGTCGACGGCGACCGCTTCCGCCGCTGGATAGCGTTCCACGAGGTGACCCATGCCGCCGAATTCGGGGCCGCGCCGTGGCTCTCCGACCACATGGAGGAGACGATGGAGGAGACCATCGAGAAGCTCTCCAGCGGCGAACTCGACCGGTCCTCGCTGGGCGAACTGGACACGACAATGACCGCCGTGGAGGGGTACGCCGAACTGCTGATGGACCGCGCCTTCGACGACGAGTACGACGACCTCCGCCGGAAGGTCGACGAGCGCCGACAGGGTCGGGGCCCCGTCGCCACGCTGGTCCGGCGGTTCCTCGGCCTCGGGATGAAACGCCAGCAGTACGAGCGCGGCAAGGCCTTCTTCGAGACGGTGGCCGACGCCCGCGGCGTCGCCGCGGCGGGCCGGGTCTGGGAGTCGCCGGAGACGCTGCCGACGGACGAGGAGATAGAGACGCCGCGGCTGTGGGTCGAGCGCGTGCTGGACTGA
- a CDS encoding LamG-like jellyroll fold domain-containing protein, whose translation MDTASTQTAVVGEENLVSRWPFSDGFADVAGGNDATAARDSPSIERHSGRDCVAFDGTDALRASRGGHGELDLCGADQPRFCITMWAYFDSETGNDPSGESAASHSLYRNDTGVRIVGREAESGSGVGVRLSISPYSDGDANGYSMADEDEVTVPVDEWHHLAFLVTPGERLEIYVDGEVAFTDDQMDGYNESSSDFWTDVTIGSWYGGNPEEWGHLMRGKLADLRVYQPGIDEPQIQQVYRETAPKADSGIVRADDLVARWPFANGFDDTVGDADASIGQGDPTVGRYHGRAGVAMDGDDGLLVGSGSDNPELSIVEREHGPVTVTGWLYFDSTEGGSPNNSPADHHILRNDAEYVLEALPAADTSGSVEIRFGISSLGEGESYTTDDATDAELHVTTGEWHHLALVVNAADYLTCYIDGAEAFHDDDLSGYSPRNTNYWSHQTIGSWYGTSSPDWYDLLVGKLSDLRIYDGQLSGDEVREIYTNSAQASATFAVDIVSTNAPVTAGTEVSVTAEVENTGDADGTQLVTLERSSGTELDETEVTLGAGATDTVTLTWNLESSETGDRTISVVTDDHVATRSITLQSSETPTSTPATATDSSDRLRDANRLATVTLEGEDHYVLDQIPEEPDDRYAFTTTSYELLEPERAASVAISYRYCEEYPYDSQARLESVRKEYEKWEDAEQLARTANLFTKLSGVLALGAVDTKASAVQVLDLAVTTFDWGQQDFNRPYHEVFANIGGASASLEWAENQVPEATESLENISSPAVDIAQSTLQAYERVDDVKTIAESAATVVEVFRQADSIHTSVGMNSISSSTDLKSTGFTVLATAAISIAVEGVSNAAEAQSEIAAIGKAAAGAQQPLLNKLIGLETLVNNYSIGPSGILRMLALRQVDYQIEASASYGISKTYEDLSSGALGDGYDAALGAETNAQEWEDNGSTWLNLSQYTAAAVGASFGRGLDNYQDSLNYEEYGPQSTFDY comes from the coding sequence ATGGATACGGCATCGACGCAGACAGCGGTGGTCGGGGAAGAGAACCTGGTGAGCAGATGGCCTTTCAGCGACGGTTTCGCCGATGTCGCCGGAGGTAACGACGCGACAGCAGCCAGAGACTCACCGTCGATAGAACGCCACAGCGGTCGCGACTGCGTGGCCTTCGATGGGACTGACGCGCTCCGGGCGAGCAGGGGCGGCCATGGGGAGCTGGACCTCTGTGGCGCGGACCAACCCCGGTTCTGTATCACCATGTGGGCGTATTTCGACTCCGAAACCGGGAACGACCCGTCCGGGGAGTCGGCGGCGAGCCACAGTCTCTACCGGAACGACACCGGAGTCCGCATCGTCGGGCGCGAAGCGGAATCCGGCTCCGGCGTCGGCGTTCGGCTCAGCATCAGCCCCTACAGCGATGGAGACGCCAACGGCTATAGCATGGCCGACGAAGACGAAGTCACCGTCCCGGTAGACGAGTGGCATCACCTCGCGTTTCTGGTCACGCCGGGCGAACGCCTGGAGATATACGTCGACGGGGAGGTGGCGTTCACCGACGACCAGATGGACGGGTACAACGAGTCCAGTTCCGACTTCTGGACCGACGTGACGATTGGCAGTTGGTACGGCGGCAATCCCGAGGAGTGGGGCCATCTGATGCGGGGCAAACTCGCCGACCTGCGGGTGTACCAACCGGGCATAGACGAGCCACAGATTCAGCAGGTCTACCGGGAGACCGCTCCGAAGGCCGATAGCGGTATCGTCAGAGCCGACGACCTCGTCGCCCGCTGGCCGTTTGCGAACGGGTTCGACGATACAGTCGGCGACGCCGATGCGTCCATCGGCCAGGGCGACCCCACGGTCGGGAGATATCACGGCCGGGCCGGGGTCGCGATGGACGGGGACGACGGGCTTCTCGTCGGCTCCGGAAGCGACAACCCCGAACTCAGCATCGTAGAACGGGAGCACGGACCTGTCACCGTCACCGGCTGGCTGTATTTCGATAGCACGGAAGGGGGGAGCCCGAACAACTCACCGGCGGACCATCACATCTTGCGAAACGACGCGGAGTACGTCCTCGAGGCCCTCCCGGCGGCTGACACCAGCGGGTCAGTCGAGATACGGTTCGGTATTAGTTCCCTGGGGGAGGGCGAGTCCTACACCACGGACGATGCCACTGACGCGGAGCTACACGTCACGACGGGAGAGTGGCACCACCTCGCGCTCGTCGTCAACGCGGCCGACTATCTGACCTGTTATATCGACGGCGCGGAGGCGTTTCACGACGACGACCTCTCCGGGTACAGCCCCCGGAACACGAACTACTGGTCTCACCAGACGATAGGAAGCTGGTACGGAACAAGCAGTCCCGACTGGTACGATCTGCTGGTCGGCAAGCTTTCGGACCTCCGCATCTACGACGGCCAGCTGTCGGGCGACGAGGTGAGAGAGATATACACGAACAGTGCCCAGGCGAGTGCGACCTTCGCCGTGGATATCGTCTCCACCAACGCGCCGGTTACGGCGGGAACCGAAGTCAGCGTCACGGCCGAGGTGGAGAATACGGGTGACGCCGACGGAACGCAGCTGGTCACCTTGGAGCGCTCGTCCGGTACCGAACTGGACGAGACGGAGGTCACCCTCGGGGCAGGCGCGACAGACACAGTTACCCTGACATGGAACCTCGAAAGCTCGGAGACGGGCGACCGGACTATCAGTGTCGTCACCGATGACCACGTCGCGACGCGGTCTATCACGCTCCAGTCCAGCGAGACGCCCACCAGTACGCCGGCGACAGCCACCGACAGTAGCGACCGGCTCCGGGACGCGAACCGCCTCGCCACAGTCACTCTGGAGGGCGAGGACCATTACGTCCTCGACCAGATACCCGAGGAGCCGGACGACCGATACGCCTTTACCACGACGTCGTACGAGCTATTGGAACCCGAGCGGGCTGCCAGCGTTGCAATCAGCTATCGGTACTGCGAAGAATACCCCTACGACTCGCAGGCGCGTCTCGAATCCGTGAGAAAAGAGTACGAGAAGTGGGAGGACGCGGAGCAGTTGGCGCGGACCGCGAACCTCTTTACGAAGCTAAGCGGCGTCCTGGCGTTGGGCGCTGTCGATACGAAGGCCTCGGCGGTACAGGTCCTCGACCTCGCGGTTACCACGTTTGATTGGGGCCAACAAGACTTCAACCGACCGTACCACGAAGTGTTCGCTAACATCGGCGGCGCGAGTGCCTCACTCGAATGGGCGGAGAATCAGGTCCCGGAGGCCACCGAATCGCTCGAAAACATCAGTAGCCCGGCGGTTGATATCGCCCAATCGACTTTGCAGGCGTACGAGCGTGTCGATGATGTGAAAACAATCGCCGAGAGCGCAGCGACGGTTGTGGAGGTGTTCCGGCAGGCGGACAGTATCCACACGAGCGTCGGTATGAATTCTATCAGCAGTTCGACCGACCTCAAAAGCACCGGCTTCACCGTCCTTGCGACCGCGGCTATCTCTATCGCGGTCGAAGGGGTCAGTAACGCGGCGGAAGCACAATCCGAGATCGCAGCTATTGGGAAAGCCGCGGCAGGCGCCCAACAACCGCTGCTCAACAAGCTGATCGGGCTGGAAACGCTCGTGAACAACTACAGTATCGGTCCGTCGGGAATCCTCAGAATGCTGGCGCTCAGGCAGGTCGACTACCAGATCGAGGCCAGTGCCAGCTACGGAATCAGCAAGACGTACGAGGACCTCTCTTCCGGAGCGCTGGGTGACGGCTACGATGCGGCGCTCGGGGCGGAGACGAACGCCCAGGAGTGGGAAGACAACGGGAGCACGTGGCTCAATCTGAGCCAGTACACCGCGGCGGCCGTCGGCGCAAGCTTTGGTCGCGGACTGGACAACTACCAGGACTCGCTGAACTACGAGGAGTACGGGCCACAATCAACGTTCGACTACTAA
- a CDS encoding DUF4129 domain-containing protein, with the protein MGTTGGDGGDIGVDSRQLLLVVVCLFGLVAAAFLAPVAGQNAPFGDGAGDPSERVPDNQGGGGGDSAGDGFDVPEWLRDLFGGGDTGGGDSGTPSKCQVYVESTPKPGAQATVFVTVDGEPSSGVRVWFNGDYVGRTDGRGVVTGEVPFETELNVTVESPVDEPCAFSRTAPVGPSESGAVGSGVSTALASGTSAIGVTPASPKLDAGPVRQQRGGANNTTQFEVASDASIRVEGDPYPGTTVTLVATVRGVPMANASVAVDGETVGTTDERGRYRLSVPDRDSVRVTVSRGEIRGRTTVSVLQLAVGYEPQLAVPGETVTVNVTRNGEPVRNATVAADGETLGTTGPSGRVNFTAPLTTGGTVTATTPLQRATVPVVYAYLYTVGASLLLVVLSTVTTWVTARRRDRETARRVARWWGAVGVLFAGYAVWELPGLGVAAICVLVVALYRHRQAVRSGGATAAERAGALLERCKRGLLRVVEGLEATVDWLHAQATRFGAWLRSLPTSLSALGARFWGWLRTLPGRLLAGLRESRRAVAAALAAAALAAVAVVGTATYAYGVPGFLLSVSLVALAAIAWWLRRRAGGAGTAAASAPSTADSAAATEDGDDPMLRRLWRRLARWVLPETWRTRTPAEVSRAAIERGLPRGPVETLTEAFRDAEYGGRSGEQRRERARAAFDEIAGARDEEGEER; encoded by the coding sequence GTGGGAACTACAGGCGGCGACGGCGGGGATATCGGCGTCGACAGTCGCCAGCTTCTGCTGGTCGTCGTCTGCCTGTTCGGCCTCGTCGCGGCGGCCTTTCTCGCGCCGGTCGCGGGCCAGAACGCCCCGTTCGGGGACGGGGCCGGCGACCCGTCTGAACGCGTCCCTGACAACCAGGGCGGGGGAGGCGGTGACAGCGCCGGCGACGGGTTCGACGTTCCGGAGTGGCTTCGGGACCTCTTCGGCGGCGGCGATACCGGGGGCGGTGACAGCGGGACCCCGAGCAAGTGCCAGGTCTACGTGGAGAGTACTCCGAAACCCGGAGCACAGGCGACGGTCTTCGTCACCGTCGACGGTGAACCGAGTAGCGGCGTCCGGGTGTGGTTCAACGGTGACTACGTCGGTCGCACGGACGGCCGAGGGGTCGTGACCGGCGAGGTCCCCTTCGAGACCGAGCTGAACGTCACGGTCGAGTCGCCCGTCGACGAGCCGTGCGCGTTCTCGCGGACCGCGCCGGTCGGGCCCTCGGAGTCCGGCGCGGTCGGTTCGGGCGTATCGACGGCGCTCGCGAGTGGGACGAGCGCTATCGGTGTCACACCGGCGTCCCCGAAACTCGACGCCGGGCCGGTCCGCCAGCAGCGCGGCGGCGCGAACAACACGACGCAGTTCGAGGTGGCCAGCGACGCCAGTATCCGTGTCGAGGGCGACCCGTACCCGGGGACGACCGTCACGCTCGTCGCGACGGTCCGGGGCGTGCCGATGGCGAACGCCAGCGTCGCCGTCGACGGGGAGACGGTCGGAACGACCGACGAGCGGGGCCGATACCGGCTCTCCGTCCCCGACCGCGACAGCGTCCGGGTGACCGTCAGCCGCGGCGAGATACGCGGCCGGACCACGGTTTCGGTGTTACAGCTCGCAGTCGGCTACGAGCCACAGCTTGCGGTCCCGGGCGAAACCGTGACCGTGAACGTGACGCGAAACGGCGAGCCGGTCCGGAACGCGACCGTGGCAGCCGACGGGGAGACGCTGGGAACCACCGGTCCCAGCGGCCGGGTGAACTTTACCGCGCCGCTGACGACGGGCGGGACGGTCACGGCCACCACGCCGCTCCAGCGCGCGACGGTCCCGGTGGTGTACGCGTATCTCTACACCGTCGGCGCGTCGCTCCTGCTGGTCGTTCTCTCGACCGTGACGACCTGGGTGACGGCCCGGCGCCGCGACCGCGAGACGGCCCGGCGCGTCGCCCGCTGGTGGGGCGCCGTCGGGGTCCTGTTCGCTGGCTACGCCGTCTGGGAACTGCCGGGGCTGGGCGTCGCCGCTATCTGCGTCCTCGTCGTCGCCCTCTACCGGCACCGGCAAGCGGTCCGAAGCGGTGGGGCGACGGCCGCGGAGCGGGCCGGGGCGTTGCTGGAGCGATGTAAACGAGGACTCCTGCGTGTCGTCGAGGGTCTCGAAGCGACCGTCGACTGGCTCCACGCACAGGCCACGCGGTTCGGGGCGTGGCTCCGCTCGCTGCCCACCTCGCTTTCGGCTCTCGGCGCTCGGTTCTGGGGATGGCTCCGCACGCTGCCCGGACGGCTGCTGGCCGGGCTCCGCGAGTCGCGCCGCGCCGTCGCCGCCGCGCTCGCCGCCGCCGCGCTCGCCGCCGTCGCCGTCGTCGGGACCGCCACCTACGCGTACGGGGTCCCGGGGTTCCTCCTCTCCGTCAGTCTGGTCGCTCTCGCGGCGATTGCCTGGTGGCTCCGGCGGCGAGCGGGCGGGGCCGGTACTGCCGCGGCGTCGGCACCGTCGACGGCCGACAGCGCAGCGGCGACCGAGGACGGCGACGACCCGATGCTGCGCCGACTCTGGCGGCGGCTGGCGAGGTGGGTCCTGCCGGAGACCTGGCGGACGCGAACGCCCGCCGAGGTGTCCCGGGCGGCGATTGAACGGGGGCTGCCGCGCGGGCCCGTCGAGACGCTGACCGAGGCGTTCCGCGACGCAGAGTACGGCGGTCGGTCGGGCGAGCAACGGCGTGAACGGGCCAGGGCGGCCTTCGACGAGATTGCCGGCGCGCGGGACGAGGAGGGCGAGGAACGATGA
- a CDS encoding DUF7269 family protein codes for MRRLTTVLAGVGALLVVLGAVFGLLAGSPAARVPSPVALFGGVLVVALTLWKLVRSPGGGFAPAPWDEDGAIVDEPPESTARTDPISGTALSGVIEAAASDARDETVEAGLATVRPPLREALVAALERGGWDRDRIEAALADGSWTDDPVAAAVLDEGVVPPERSLRRRVWAWLFPGKAVRHRTARAVGAVARAADTALPPVVGQRAPRPVPVAEPTLDDLQRAADGSLRRAVDGSASVGADEYEKDEVESGAEEGGAPSEAPDGRDATPETQPASAAGDESAEWPAEAGGGD; via the coding sequence ATGAGACGGCTCACGACGGTGCTGGCCGGCGTCGGCGCGCTGCTCGTGGTCCTGGGCGCCGTGTTCGGCCTGTTGGCCGGGAGCCCCGCCGCGCGGGTCCCGTCCCCGGTCGCCCTCTTCGGCGGGGTGCTCGTGGTCGCCCTGACGCTGTGGAAGCTGGTCCGCTCGCCGGGCGGGGGGTTCGCGCCCGCCCCGTGGGACGAGGACGGGGCTATCGTCGACGAGCCGCCCGAGTCGACGGCGCGGACCGACCCCATCTCGGGGACGGCGCTGTCGGGTGTCATCGAGGCGGCCGCGAGCGACGCGCGCGATGAGACCGTCGAGGCGGGGCTGGCGACGGTCAGGCCGCCGCTCCGGGAGGCGCTCGTCGCGGCGCTGGAGCGGGGCGGCTGGGACCGTGACCGCATCGAGGCGGCGCTGGCCGACGGCTCCTGGACCGACGACCCGGTCGCCGCAGCCGTCCTCGACGAGGGCGTCGTCCCGCCCGAGCGGTCGCTCAGACGCCGGGTCTGGGCCTGGCTCTTCCCCGGGAAAGCCGTGCGACACCGGACGGCTCGGGCCGTCGGCGCCGTCGCCAGAGCGGCCGATACGGCGCTGCCTCCGGTCGTCGGCCAGCGGGCGCCGCGCCCGGTACCGGTGGCCGAACCGACCCTCGACGACCTCCAGCGGGCGGCCGACGGCAGTCTCCGCCGGGCCGTCGACGGGTCGGCCTCGGTCGGCGCGGACGAGTACGAGAAAGACGAGGTCGAGTCGGGTGCAGAGGAGGGGGGCGCTCCGTCGGAGGCACCGGACGGACGCGACGCAACTCCCGAGACACAGCCAGCGTCGGCCGCCGGTGACGAGTCCGCCGAGTGGCCGGCCGAGGCCGGGGGTGGCGACTGA
- a CDS encoding DUF58 domain-containing protein — protein sequence MARRVRWRGAVVAAVLLGFVGGIRGNGTLLLAATIPLAYVAYGSVSTAAVPERLTVTRRVDPRVAPPGRPVTVTLTVRNDGDRTLSDLRVVDPVPSALVVLRGTPRGGGTLEPGESVTVTYTVVARRGEFDFPPARVRVRGAGAGAVATADRQPSGDTRLICRLDADAPPLSDIGDARVGRLTTDAPGEGVTFHSTREYRHGDPAGRIDWRGYAKQGELSTVNYDRQVSATVVFVLDARAASRVAAGPGRPTAVELGAYAATRALNTLLGAGHDVAVAVVGVEGDGPGGLAWLPPGGGSEQRSRAIAVLGEAIDAAPAADCDPTQQARTLGGLVDRHAQFVLVSPLLDDAPLSMVEQWSAFGGSRTVLSPDIVASNTVSGQYEQVRRRTRLARCQAGGARSIDWRRGTPLPTILEATFAAEAHRAGGSVRAGGGG from the coding sequence ATGGCCCGGCGGGTCCGCTGGCGCGGGGCGGTAGTCGCGGCCGTATTGCTCGGCTTCGTCGGCGGTATCCGGGGGAACGGGACCCTGCTGCTCGCCGCGACGATTCCGCTGGCGTACGTGGCCTACGGCTCCGTCTCGACGGCGGCCGTCCCCGAGCGCCTCACCGTCACACGACGGGTCGACCCGCGGGTCGCGCCGCCGGGGCGGCCGGTGACGGTCACGCTGACGGTCCGAAACGACGGCGACAGGACGCTGTCGGACCTGCGCGTCGTCGACCCGGTCCCGTCGGCGCTTGTGGTCCTGCGGGGCACGCCGAGAGGTGGGGGGACCCTCGAACCGGGGGAGTCGGTGACGGTGACCTACACCGTCGTTGCGCGCCGCGGCGAGTTCGACTTCCCGCCGGCCCGCGTGCGGGTTCGCGGGGCCGGCGCGGGGGCGGTGGCGACGGCGGACAGACAGCCGTCGGGCGACACGCGGCTCATCTGTCGGCTGGACGCCGACGCGCCGCCGCTCTCGGATATCGGCGACGCCCGCGTGGGCCGGCTCACGACGGACGCGCCCGGGGAGGGGGTCACGTTCCACTCGACGCGGGAGTACCGCCACGGCGACCCCGCCGGTCGCATCGACTGGCGCGGCTACGCCAAGCAGGGGGAGCTCTCCACCGTCAACTACGACCGGCAGGTCTCGGCGACGGTGGTGTTCGTCCTGGACGCCCGGGCAGCGTCGCGGGTGGCCGCCGGGCCGGGCCGCCCGACGGCGGTCGAACTCGGGGCCTACGCGGCGACCCGGGCGCTCAACACCCTGCTCGGGGCCGGTCACGACGTCGCCGTCGCCGTCGTCGGCGTCGAGGGCGACGGGCCGGGCGGGCTGGCGTGGCTGCCCCCGGGCGGCGGGAGCGAGCAGCGCTCGCGGGCCATCGCCGTGCTGGGCGAGGCCATCGACGCGGCGCCGGCGGCCGACTGTGACCCCACGCAGCAGGCGCGGACGCTGGGCGGCCTGGTCGACAGGCACGCACAGTTCGTGCTCGTCTCGCCGCTGCTCGACGACGCGCCGCTGTCGATGGTCGAGCAGTGGTCCGCGTTCGGCGGCTCCCGGACCGTGCTGTCGCCCGACATCGTGGCGTCGAACACCGTCAGCGGCCAGTACGAGCAGGTCCGGCGCCGTACCCGTCTGGCCCGCTGTCAGGCCGGCGGCGCCCGGTCTATCGACTGGCGGCGCGGGACGCCGCTGCCGACGATTCTGGAGGCGACCTTCGCCGCCGAGGCCCACCGGGCCGGCGGGAGCGTCCGCGCGGGAGGTGGCGGCTGA
- a CDS encoding glycosyl transferase, giving the protein MAIGGTRLDTPSAVGDEGRPRGASLTVVAVVVVAILAAAGYLVGRPLAFTTFGLFVGLTSAGMALLSRDRLQPKVLGHLLFLPAAVVLAALVGASGLVALASPAVATLVAGALVAMFGVAAGWNDAFDRPTVTTTLVQSGLSYLFFLVWLIVLAFVAGLGLLGWELAGSLARGAGPVAAFFGLFELLGVAAPCLYVAVRALPTVELAPAHRRSTARARYGRLKSALLRVTLVAWGAVILGLVGLAAGVGQALLSPVGGPITLLAQVTAIPLLAVAALALLAAVLAWAVRRTTAGFESLSTRTVGAAVAAVCYSLALFVVAPALLRLGYVGATAILVVPVLPLLVYVGLVAVLLGFYTGVLPGRAATSAVVAAGLVAMGLGGALYGFPSLFVFAAVAGGLVVWDVGTFGLGVTAELGHLPETRRLELYHGVVAVGVGLVGIAGLTVLDLARRSVGSAVGSPTTMGIAVLGVVLVAIGLRG; this is encoded by the coding sequence ATGGCCATCGGCGGCACCAGGCTCGACACCCCCTCCGCCGTCGGCGACGAGGGGCGACCGCGCGGCGCCAGCCTGACCGTCGTCGCGGTCGTGGTCGTCGCGATACTGGCCGCCGCCGGCTACCTGGTCGGCCGGCCGCTGGCCTTTACCACGTTCGGACTGTTCGTCGGGCTCACGTCGGCCGGGATGGCCCTGCTGTCACGCGACCGGTTGCAGCCGAAGGTCCTCGGGCACCTGCTCTTTCTCCCGGCGGCGGTCGTCCTGGCCGCGCTCGTTGGCGCGAGCGGGCTCGTCGCGTTGGCGAGCCCGGCGGTGGCCACGCTGGTCGCGGGGGCCCTGGTCGCCATGTTCGGCGTGGCGGCGGGCTGGAACGACGCGTTCGACCGGCCGACGGTCACGACGACGCTCGTCCAGAGCGGGCTCTCGTATCTGTTCTTCCTCGTCTGGCTAATCGTCCTCGCGTTCGTCGCCGGGCTGGGTCTGCTGGGCTGGGAGCTTGCGGGCTCGCTCGCGCGGGGGGCCGGACCGGTCGCCGCGTTCTTCGGGCTGTTCGAACTGCTCGGGGTCGCCGCGCCCTGCCTCTACGTCGCCGTCCGGGCGCTCCCGACCGTCGAGTTGGCGCCGGCCCACCGCCGGTCGACGGCGAGGGCGCGGTACGGGCGACTCAAATCCGCACTGCTCCGGGTGACGCTCGTCGCGTGGGGGGCCGTCATCCTGGGCCTGGTTGGGCTGGCGGCCGGGGTCGGCCAGGCGCTCCTGTCGCCGGTCGGCGGACCGATAACGCTGCTCGCCCAGGTGACCGCGATTCCCCTGCTGGCGGTCGCGGCCCTGGCCCTGCTCGCGGCGGTCCTGGCCTGGGCCGTCCGCCGGACGACCGCTGGCTTCGAGAGCCTGTCGACGCGGACGGTCGGCGCGGCCGTCGCGGCCGTCTGTTACTCCCTCGCGCTGTTCGTCGTCGCCCCGGCCCTCCTCCGACTGGGCTACGTCGGTGCGACAGCCATCCTCGTCGTCCCGGTGCTCCCGCTGCTCGTCTACGTCGGACTCGTCGCGGTCCTGCTGGGCTTTTACACCGGCGTGCTCCCCGGCCGGGCCGCCACGTCGGCCGTCGTCGCGGCCGGGCTGGTCGCCATGGGACTCGGCGGGGCGTTGTACGGGTTCCCGTCGCTGTTCGTCTTCGCGGCGGTCGCCGGCGGGCTCGTCGTCTGGGACGTGGGCACGTTCGGACTCGGCGTGACCGCCGAGCTCGGGCACCTCCCGGAGACGCGCCGGCTGGAGCTGTACCACGGGGTCGTCGCCGTCGGCGTCGGCCTGGTGGGCATCGCCGGCCTGACCGTCCTCGACCTCGCCCGGCGGTCGGTCGGGTCGGCCGTCGGGTCGCCGACGACGATGGGCATCGCGGTCCTCGGCGTCGTGCTGGTGGCCATCGGGCTGCGGGGCTGA